In Diabrotica undecimpunctata isolate CICGRU chromosome 4, icDiaUnde3, whole genome shotgun sequence, a single genomic region encodes these proteins:
- the LOC140438142 gene encoding uncharacterized protein, whose protein sequence is MFKLIAFFAILAAAFAVPAPNPNPKPDPLTLYSAGLPLAYNSYQPLSYSNLGYNYLPYAYNYNYYNGYAPLAYRNLYY, encoded by the exons ATGTTCAAATTG attgcTTTCTTCGCCATCTTGGCCGCAGCCTTCGCAGTGCCAGCCCCCAACCCCAACCCCAAACCTGATCCACTAACTCTGTATTCAGCAGGCCTTCCCTTGGCATACAACTCATATCAACCATTATCGTACTCGAACTTGGGCTACAACTACCTCCCATATGCCTACAACTACAACTACTACAACGGATATGCACCATTGGCCTACAGGAACCTTTACTATTAG
- the LOC140438143 gene encoding uncharacterized protein, producing MFKFVVLFVALFALASAVPKPLSLVSSSPYYGSAVAYSGYPGYGYAQASPYNLGYSGYSGAYPYGYSGLYNNGVYGYSGLYNGGVNAYSGLYNNGLYRSPLAYY from the exons ATGTTCAAATTC GTAGTTCTTTTCGTCGCCCTCTTCGCTTTGGCCTCTGCTGTCCCTAAACCTCTTTCTTTAGTGTCAAGCAGCCCTTACTACGGATCTGCTGTCGCTTACTCTGGATATCCCGGATATGGTTATGCCCAGGCTAGTCCCTACAACTTAGGTTACTCTGGATACTCCGGCGCTTACCCATATGGATACTCAGGACTGTACAATAACGGAGTATACGGATATTCTGGGCTCTATAACGGTGGAGTTAATGCTTATTCTGGACTTTACAACAACGGACTGTATAGATCACCTTTGGCATATTATTAA